A genomic window from Silene latifolia isolate original U9 population chromosome 11, ASM4854445v1, whole genome shotgun sequence includes:
- the LOC141614294 gene encoding protein OXIDATIVE STRESS 3 LIKE 2-like encodes MLDNNHMIEQPISRGFLHQSNNGGLVFDQCNSCSSSSSIGINSDDDLHRDDDDDVDDEVESKLKISPFNSAIEALEQALSIRRGISNFYNGKSKSFTSLADTSTSSVKDLTKPENAYSRKRKRLLAYGLLYDKGRTSTLKSPRLGISKKSNNASRNTLAFAVAIKNCEGDDSRIPSLSPHSSPIHPPPWRPFSLVDLQHCVVRASALNTNLMGKRTRNDEIS; translated from the exons ATGTTGGATAATAATCATATGATAGAGCAACCAATCTCTCGTGGGTTTTTGCATCAGAGTAACAATGGTGGGTTGGTGTTTGATCAATGCAATTCttgttcttcatcttcttcaattGGGATCAACAGTGATGATGATCTTCatagagatgatgatgatgatgttgatgatgaagtTGAGAGTAAATTGAAGATTTCCCCTTTTAATTCTGCTATTGAAGCTTTGGAACAAGCTTTATCAATTAG GAGAGGAATATCCAACTTCTACAATGGCAAATCAAAGTCGTTCACCAGTCTGGCTGACAcctcaacttcgtctgtcaaagATCTAACAAAACCCGAGAATGCTTATAGTCGGAAACGCAAAAGACTGCTTGCTTACGGTCTTCTTTATGATAAGGGTAGAACCTCAACCCTCAAAAGTCCGAGACTCGGAATATCGAAAAAGTCAAATAATGCCAGTCGAAACACATTGGCCTTTGCGGTGGCTATAAAAAATTGTGAAGGTGATGACTCGAGAATCCCGTCCCTTTCCCCTCACTCATCTCCAATTCATCCCCCACCTTGGAGGCCATTCTCTCTGGTCGATTTGCAGCACTGTGTTGTGAGGGCAAGTGCTTTGAACACTAATTTGATGGGGAAACGGACTAGAAACGATGAAATATCATAA